One part of the Dysidea avara chromosome 10, odDysAvar1.4, whole genome shotgun sequence genome encodes these proteins:
- the LOC136268107 gene encoding uncharacterized protein isoform X2, giving the protein MCCKTLFRVGECLFVTEVILKSAEIVFFTVTGGIVFFTGVAGGKEFFTAVAGGIVFFTGVAGGKEFFTAVAGGIVFFTGVAGGKEFFTAVAGGIVFFTDVAGSKEFFTAVAGWIGMVFFAAVVGLCTAVDSGAVFFTAVAGRIVFTSVAVGTIFCDAVAGGTALVTVVTGEMIQVADFCSVSPVITMYGTTDGKNFLK; this is encoded by the coding sequence ATGTGTTGCAAAACACTATTCAGAGTTGGTGAATGTCTCTTTGTAACAGAAGTGATTTTGAAGTCTGCTGAAATTGTATTTTTCACTGTAACTGGTGGGATTGTCTTCTTCACTGGTGTGGCTGGTGGTAAGGAGTTCTTTACTGCTGTGGCTGGTGGGATTGTCTTCTTCACTGGTGTGGCTGGTGGTAAGGAGTTCTTTACTGCTGTGGCTGGTGGGATTGTCTTCTTCACTGGTGTGGCTGGTGGTAAGGAGTTCTTTACTGCTGTGGCTGGTGGAATTGTCTTCTTCACTGATGTGGCTGGTAGTAAGGAGTTCTTTACTGCTGTGGCTGGTTGGATTGGTATGGTGTTCTTTGCTGCTGTGGTTGGACTCTGTACTGCTGTGGATAGTGGTGCTGTGTTCTTTACTGCTGTGGCTGGTAGGATTGTCTTCACATCTGTAGCTGTTGGTACCATATTCTGTGATGCTGTAGCTGGTGGGACTGCACTTGTCACTGTTGTGACGGGTGAGATGATACAAGTAGCGGATTTCTGTTCAGTGTCACCAGTTATCACTATGTATGGTACCACTGATGGCAAAAATTTCTTAAAATAA
- the LOC136268108 gene encoding uncharacterized protein, protein MENSNEFEFSDSVEQCNKQDGCAVPSQVPSNPCVLLSPGDGDFNLDFNQDVDGEAESYSDSHELLTLTELDIPGASLHGKEPSQLNVIQLKRWLACRGAPVKG, encoded by the exons ATGGAGAATTCGAATGAATTCGAGTTTTCAGACAGCGTTGAGCAGTGTAACAAACAAG ATGGATGCGCAGTTCCCAGTCAGGTTCCCAGCAACCCTTGTGTGTTGCTTAGCCCCGGCGACGGAGATTTTAACCTCGATTTTAACCAAGACGTAGATGGTGAAGCAGAGTCCTATTCAGATAGTCATGAATTACTTACGTTAACGGAATTGGATATTCCTGGTGCATCTCTTCATGGTAAAGAGCCAAGCCAGTTGAATGTTATACAACTGAAGAGGTGGTTGGCTTGTCGCGGAGCACCGGTGAAGG ggtga
- the LOC136268547 gene encoding polypeptide N-acetylgalactosaminyltransferase 11-like isoform X3 produces MLRAVRKLMTKVLCPNMKKSRNQRRLVIVVALVGVYFLGRHSSSLGISRSGEEEKRILRGPFRYSQHQDNTEQKETAYIAERVRDHRTNARPLRKVGSDSVDVETAEEVLQKLADTVVDLAQGDDVAVLSDAEKNNVLDIRVEYDYDEEEQETINASDNKGTKSSNKQTAGQEKDPLNKGIDQNKDGKRINKPTIKLSSSESPAKMLSLKGLDNNDTGIDKNKNNQNIEPKPSQMARNQNIKGNSTPKLVVKSTGPGENKARDNIVTNTVKPKPTVLTSTLPKAAPTQGSKVASKQYASTNSAVKPLELASSRFAGGIKVQEILKDKLFVLKSKMNVEDQFLKMLKTSPYSMLLKRTATSSPANNSTYKSKKFRYNKELSDSLPLLRDLPDNRDIRCKTQRSTSSKLEVSVISVVHSESVSVVLRMLVSVLHRTPSQALKEVLLVMDVPTWDKGEIMMFYSITTKFPIVKIINATSPSMGLANCMNTAAKRATGQVLAFVSPQIEFTNNWHIPLLAWLSDHPNNMVVPMIDTINYKTLEYSKSTTPVQVRGGFTWALAFRWKEIPDVEKQRRQNLSIELRTPVYNGAIMLVRSVHYNNMTGVNQAIAGFDEKGVALELSMKQWMCGGMLQTIPCSRVGYLYSTESPVNIEQLKNRQIIAESLMDNYKKHFYGIHTHLYRKEILQSFGEDIQATQDLRKKLGCNSFKWYLDEVYYDKKEPRIDSQYGGLITQARGTKLCVDGGSYIAGRQALCRPCYNGSFTQRFELDLKGKLTFDEDLILGQRKPKPSPGDPVEVLKKRTTSNKQEWMYMNKKTFGKAHGIQGELPTWIESSAEQNE; encoded by the exons ATGTTGAGAGCAGTGAGGAAGCTAATGACGAAAGTGTTATGTCCGAATATGAAGAAGTCTCGGAACCAGCGGAGACTGGTGATAGTGGTTGCTTTAGTGGGTGTGTATTTCTTAGGAAGACACTCTTCGTCCTTGGGAATTTCTCGCAGCGGAGAGGAGGAGAAAAGGATTTTACGCGGTCCTTTTCGATATTCACAACACCAAGACAACACTGAGCAAAAGGAAACCGCTTACATTGCAGAGAGGGTGCGGGACCATCGAACGAACGCTAGGCCACTACGGAAGGTGGGTTCTGACTCTGTAGATGTTGAAACTGCTGAAGAAGTTTTGCAGAAGCTAGCTGATACTGTTGTTGACCTAGCACAGGGTGATGATGTTGCTGTACTAAGTGACGCAGAGAAGAATAATGTACTAGATATTCGTGTTGAGTATGATTATGATGAAGAGGAACAAGAAACCATAAATGCGTCAGACAACAAAGGCACCAAATCCTCAAATAAACAAACTGCTGGTCAAGAAAAGGACCCGCTTAATAAAGGCATTGACCAAAATAAGGATGGTAAACGAATTAACAAACCAACAATAAAGTTGTCAAGTAGTGAATCTCCTGCAAAAATGCTGTCTTTGAAAGGTCTTGATAACAATGACACAGGTATTGATAAAAACAAGAACAATCAAAATATTGAGCCAAAGCCAAGTCAAATGGCTAGAAATCAAAACATCAAAGGAAATAGCACACCAAAACTTGTGGTCAAAAGTACCGGCCCTGGTGAGAATAAGGCCAGGGATAACATAGTTACCAATACTGTCAAACCAAAACCCACTGTCTTAACTTCCACACTGCCAAAAGCAGCACCTACACAAGGCTCCAAAGTTGCAAGTAAACAGTATGCCTCTACAAATTCTGCAGTAAAACCATTGGAGCTAGCAAGCTCCAGGTTCGCTGGAGGTATAAAAGTTCAAGAAATACTAAAGGACAAGTTGTTTGTGTTAAAGAGTAAGATGAATGTTGAAGATCAATTCTTGAAAATGCTAAAGACTTCTCCATATTCTATGCTGCTCAAGCGAACAGCCACTTCATCACCTGCAAATAACAGCACGTATAAATCTAAAAAATTCAGATACAACAAAGAGTTAAGTGATTCCCTGCCGCTGCTGAGAGATCTACCAGATAATCGAGACATTAG GTGTAAGACACAACGCTCTACCTCCAGTAAACTTGAAGTGAGTGTTATAAGTGTGGTGCATTCTGAGTCAGTTTCAGTTGTGTTGAGGATGCTTGTCTCTGTGCTACATCGTACACCATCACAAGCTCTGAAGGAGGTCCTTCTCGTAATGGATGTACCTACATGGGATAAAG GTGAAATAATGATGTTTTATTCCATTACAACCAAGTTTCCTATAGTGAAGATTATAAATGCAACAAGCCCATCAATGGGATTAGCCAACTGCATGAATACTGCAGCTAAGAGGGCAACTGGACAAGTATTAGCATTTGTTAGCCCACAAATTGAGTTCACCAACAACTGGCATATTCCTCTACTGGCATGGCTGTCAGACCACCCCAACAATATGGTGGTCCCCATGATAGATACAATAAACTATAAGACATTGGAGTACTCTAAGTCAACAACTCCTGTACAAGTTAGAGGTGGGTTTACATGGGCCCTGGCTTTCCGCTGGAAGGAGATACCTGATGTTGAGAAGCAAAGGAGACAAAATCTTTCAATTGAACTAAG AACACCTGTTTACAATGGTGCAATAATGTTAGTACGCAGTGTTCATTACAATAATATGACTGGTGTAAATCAAGCTATAGCTGGTTTTGATGAAAAAGGAGTTGCCTTAGAGTTATCCATGAAG CAATGGATGTGTGGGGGCATGCTGCAAACCATTCCTTGCTCAAGAGTCGGTTACTTGTATAGTACGGAGAGCCCAGTCAACATTGAACAGCTAAAAAATCGACAAATTATTGCCGAATCACTGATGGACAATTACAAGAAGCATTTCTATGGAATTCATACTCATCTTTACAGGAAAGAAATATTGCAAAGTTTTGGTGAAGACATTCAAGCAACCCAGGACTTGAGAAAAAAGCTAGGGTGCAATTCATTTAAATGGTATTTAGATGAGGTGTACTATGATAAGAAAGAGCCAAGGATTGACAGTCAATATGGAGGACTG ATTACACAAGCCAGAGGAACTAAATTGTGTGTAGATGGAGGAAGTTACATTGCTGGAAGACAAGCTCTTTGTAGGCCTTGTTACAATGGAAGTTTCACCCAG
- the LOC136268547 gene encoding polypeptide N-acetylgalactosaminyltransferase 11-like isoform X4: protein MLRAVRKLMTKVLCPNMKKSRNQRRLVIVVALVGVYFLGRHSSSLGISRSGEEEKRILRGPFRYSQHQDNTEQKETAYIAERVRDHRTNARPLRKVGSDSVDVETAEEVLQKLADTVVDLAQGDDVAVLSDAEKNNVLDIRVEYDYDEEEQETINASDNKGTKSSNKQTAGQEKDPLNKGIDQNKDGKRINKPTIKLSSSESPAKMLSLKGLDNNDTGIDKNKNNQNIEPKPSQMARNQNIKGNSTPKLVVKSTGPGENKARDNIVTNTVKPKPTVLTSTLPKAAPTQGSKVASKQYASTNSAVKPLELASSRFAGGIKVQEILKDKLFVLKSKMNVEDQFLKMLKTSPYSMLLKRTATSSPANNSTYKSKKFRYNKELSDSLPLLRDLPDNRDIRCKTQRSTSSKLEVSVISVVHSESVSVVLRMLVSVLHRTPSQALKEVLLVMDVPTWDKGEIMMFYSITTKFPIVKIINATSPSMGLANCMNTAAKRATGQVLAFVSPQIEFTNNWHIPLLAWLSDHPNNMVVPMIDTINYKTLEYSKSTTPVQVRGGFTWALAFRWKEIPDVEKQRRQNLSIELRTPVYNGAIMLVRSVHYNNMTGVNQAIAGFDEKGVALELSMKQWMCGGMLQTIPCSRVGYLYSTESPVNIEQLKNRQIIAESLMDNYKKHFYGIHTHLYRKEILQSFGEDIQATQDLRKKLGCNSFKWYLDEVYYDKKEPRIDSQYGGLITQARGTKLCVDGGSYIAGRQALCRPCYNGSFTQRFELDLKGKLTFDEDLILGQRKPKPSPGDPVEVLKKRTTSNKQEWMYMNKCTCHLGYV from the exons ATGTTGAGAGCAGTGAGGAAGCTAATGACGAAAGTGTTATGTCCGAATATGAAGAAGTCTCGGAACCAGCGGAGACTGGTGATAGTGGTTGCTTTAGTGGGTGTGTATTTCTTAGGAAGACACTCTTCGTCCTTGGGAATTTCTCGCAGCGGAGAGGAGGAGAAAAGGATTTTACGCGGTCCTTTTCGATATTCACAACACCAAGACAACACTGAGCAAAAGGAAACCGCTTACATTGCAGAGAGGGTGCGGGACCATCGAACGAACGCTAGGCCACTACGGAAGGTGGGTTCTGACTCTGTAGATGTTGAAACTGCTGAAGAAGTTTTGCAGAAGCTAGCTGATACTGTTGTTGACCTAGCACAGGGTGATGATGTTGCTGTACTAAGTGACGCAGAGAAGAATAATGTACTAGATATTCGTGTTGAGTATGATTATGATGAAGAGGAACAAGAAACCATAAATGCGTCAGACAACAAAGGCACCAAATCCTCAAATAAACAAACTGCTGGTCAAGAAAAGGACCCGCTTAATAAAGGCATTGACCAAAATAAGGATGGTAAACGAATTAACAAACCAACAATAAAGTTGTCAAGTAGTGAATCTCCTGCAAAAATGCTGTCTTTGAAAGGTCTTGATAACAATGACACAGGTATTGATAAAAACAAGAACAATCAAAATATTGAGCCAAAGCCAAGTCAAATGGCTAGAAATCAAAACATCAAAGGAAATAGCACACCAAAACTTGTGGTCAAAAGTACCGGCCCTGGTGAGAATAAGGCCAGGGATAACATAGTTACCAATACTGTCAAACCAAAACCCACTGTCTTAACTTCCACACTGCCAAAAGCAGCACCTACACAAGGCTCCAAAGTTGCAAGTAAACAGTATGCCTCTACAAATTCTGCAGTAAAACCATTGGAGCTAGCAAGCTCCAGGTTCGCTGGAGGTATAAAAGTTCAAGAAATACTAAAGGACAAGTTGTTTGTGTTAAAGAGTAAGATGAATGTTGAAGATCAATTCTTGAAAATGCTAAAGACTTCTCCATATTCTATGCTGCTCAAGCGAACAGCCACTTCATCACCTGCAAATAACAGCACGTATAAATCTAAAAAATTCAGATACAACAAAGAGTTAAGTGATTCCCTGCCGCTGCTGAGAGATCTACCAGATAATCGAGACATTAG GTGTAAGACACAACGCTCTACCTCCAGTAAACTTGAAGTGAGTGTTATAAGTGTGGTGCATTCTGAGTCAGTTTCAGTTGTGTTGAGGATGCTTGTCTCTGTGCTACATCGTACACCATCACAAGCTCTGAAGGAGGTCCTTCTCGTAATGGATGTACCTACATGGGATAAAG GTGAAATAATGATGTTTTATTCCATTACAACCAAGTTTCCTATAGTGAAGATTATAAATGCAACAAGCCCATCAATGGGATTAGCCAACTGCATGAATACTGCAGCTAAGAGGGCAACTGGACAAGTATTAGCATTTGTTAGCCCACAAATTGAGTTCACCAACAACTGGCATATTCCTCTACTGGCATGGCTGTCAGACCACCCCAACAATATGGTGGTCCCCATGATAGATACAATAAACTATAAGACATTGGAGTACTCTAAGTCAACAACTCCTGTACAAGTTAGAGGTGGGTTTACATGGGCCCTGGCTTTCCGCTGGAAGGAGATACCTGATGTTGAGAAGCAAAGGAGACAAAATCTTTCAATTGAACTAAG AACACCTGTTTACAATGGTGCAATAATGTTAGTACGCAGTGTTCATTACAATAATATGACTGGTGTAAATCAAGCTATAGCTGGTTTTGATGAAAAAGGAGTTGCCTTAGAGTTATCCATGAAG CAATGGATGTGTGGGGGCATGCTGCAAACCATTCCTTGCTCAAGAGTCGGTTACTTGTATAGTACGGAGAGCCCAGTCAACATTGAACAGCTAAAAAATCGACAAATTATTGCCGAATCACTGATGGACAATTACAAGAAGCATTTCTATGGAATTCATACTCATCTTTACAGGAAAGAAATATTGCAAAGTTTTGGTGAAGACATTCAAGCAACCCAGGACTTGAGAAAAAAGCTAGGGTGCAATTCATTTAAATGGTATTTAGATGAGGTGTACTATGATAAGAAAGAGCCAAGGATTGACAGTCAATATGGAGGACTG ATTACACAAGCCAGAGGAACTAAATTGTGTGTAGATGGAGGAAGTTACATTGCTGGAAGACAAGCTCTTTGTAGGCCTTGTTACAATGGAAGTTTCACCCAG
- the LOC136268107 gene encoding uncharacterized protein isoform X1, producing MQADFDENFDDDAFQSSSQSEDNSRSGSGDSSVPLRKKVHVTAAMKAWKGHYCCVPLCRSSSGDQSERRRLGMPTLSFHSFPDLKTARAKDWIVKIRRDPGVNFKININTKICSLHFKPDDYTHSEYQLPSSKPRLRPTAVPSVFPWTGQVFQRKSRTSVVAISSQQRCDFNHELLPNDGLDDTMDSQSSELQALESKVHALELRIRELENELYQAKNESEKQLFRLENIKNNDELVKLYTGIPDYATLIIFYEEILKGDAEVIRIWKGKNSKDDFDEIKCGRSQKLPLLEQLFMTIVRLRMAFPELDLANRFGVSQSTVSRITMTWINLLYHNFKAIERFPSWSVVNKYMPEVFKKLYPDTRVIIDATEFFIERPSSLLNQACTFSNYKNRNTVKVLIGITPSGAISFVFQSYEGSISDRKLVELSGLLQMLEPGDELMADKGFLIQDLLAPLGVRLNVPPLVCSKQQMPMKDVVVTKKIAQLRVHVERAIGRVKEYRILQGVIPSAMWDSLNEVIYVCCMLTNLSPPLVC from the coding sequence ATGCAGGCTGATTTTGACGAGAATTTTGACGATGATGCCTTTCAGTCGAGCTCCCAGTCTGAGGATAACTCGCGATCAGGTAGTGGCGATTCTTCGGTGCCCCTCCGTAAGAAAGTGCATGTAACTGCAGCAATGAAGGCGTGGAAAGGACATTATTGTTGTGTCCCACTGTGTCGTAGTTCCTCAGGGGACCAGTCTGAACGGAGAAGATTGGGAATGCCAACGCTTTCATTTCATAGTTTCCCTGACTTGAAGACAGCCAGAGCAAAGGATTGGATTGTAAAGATAAGAAGGGATCCTGGTGTAAACTTCAAAATAAACATAAATACTAAAATTTGTTCACTGCATTTCAAACCTGATGATTACACACACAGTGAGTATCAACTTCCATCAAGCAAGCCCCGCCTCAGGCCAACAGCTGTCCCATCAGTCTTTCCCTGGACAGGTCAGGTTTTTCAGCGTAAGAGTAGGACATCAGTGGTAGCTATTTCATCTCAGCAGCGATGTGACTTCAATCATGAACTATTGCCAAATGATGGATTGGATGACACAATGGACTCACAATCAAGTGAACTCCAAGCTTTGGAAAGCAAAGTACATGCATTGGAGTTAAGGATTAGGGAGTTGGAAAATGAATTGTACCAAGCTAAAAATGAATCAGAAAAGCAACTATTTCGCTTGGAAAATATCAAAAACAATGATGAGCTAGTGAAGTTGTATACAGGCATCCCAGACTATGCaactttaataattttttatgaAGAAATCTTGAAGGGGGATGCAGAAGTAATTAGAATTTGGAAAGGAAAGAATTCGAAAGATGATTTTGACGAAATAAAATGTGGGCGATCTCAAAAGCTTCCTTTGTTAGAGCAGTTGTTTATGACAATAGTGCGACTGCGTATGGCATTTCCAGAGTTAGATTTGGCAAATCGATTTGGTGTTTCACAATCAACTGTGTCGCGCATTACAATGACTTGGATAAATTTGCTTTACCACAATTTTAAAGCTATTGAACGATTTCCATCATGGAGTGTTGTTAATAAATATATGCCAGAAGTTTTCAAAAAGCTGTATCCAGATACTAGAGTTATAATAGATGCCACCGAGTTTTTTATAGAACGACCTTCATCGCTTCTAAATCAGGCCTGCACATTTTCCAATTATAAAAACAGAAACACTGTTAAAGTTCTGATTGGAATTACACCAAGCGGAGCCATATCATTTGTGTTTCAGAGTTATGAAGGATCAATATCTGATCGGAAATTAGTTGAGCTTAGTGGGCTCCTACAAATGCTAGAGCCGGGAGATGAGTTAATGGCAGACAAAGGCTTTTTGATTCAGGACCTTCTTGCGCCACTGGGTGTAAGATTAAATGTGCCTCCACTTGTGTGCTCAAAGCAGCAAATGCCAATGAAAGATGTTGTCGTTACAAAGAAAATAGCTCAGTTAAGAGTACATGTGGAGAGAGCTATTGGACGAGTCAAGGAATATAGAATATTGCAAGGTGTTATTCCCAGTGCTATGTGGGACTCACTTAATGAAGTAATATATGTTTGCTGCATGTTAACAAATCTTAGCCCCCCATTAGTTTGCTGA